DNA from Nitrospinota bacterium:
CCATTTCAAAGAACACTATCCACGCCACCAGCATGGCGATGCCGTGCAGCGTGAGAAGACGGTAGAAAAAATCGGCCGGCAGCAGGTGCACCGCCTGCCAGCGCGTGAGAAGCAACAACAACGCCAACAGCCCGCCGACCAGCAAAAACACTATGCTGGTAACGGCATTGAACATAACCAGCGTTTCCGCGTTACGTTCAACCTTGAGGCCGGTGACAGGACA
Protein-coding regions in this window:
- a CDS encoding cytochrome C oxidase subunit I; this translates as MEAVFRTCPVTGLKVERNAETLVMFNAVTSIVFLLVGGLLALLLLLTRWQAVHLLPADFFYRLLTLHGIAMLVAWIVFFEM